The sequence CCGCCCTTCTGGTTGGCGACCGCGAAGATTCGCCGCCTGGTGGGCCGTGGGAAGGGCCGTCGACGTTCCATGGTCAGTGCTTCCACCGCTGCTGCCGCCGCCGCTCCGATCGGGGTCGACGGATCGAGGGGGTCCATTCCCAGACCTGTCGACGCTGTTTCACGTGGAACACGCCCGTCCGCGTGCCCGTCGTTGCTGTTCACGTGCTGTCTGTCCACGCCGTTCACGCTGCCTGCCATCGTGCCGGTCTCCGCCGCCCCGCCCCACATCGTCGGCCACCCGTACAGCTGAGACTAGGCGAGTGGGCTCGGTCAGCCGATCTTTTCCACACAGAAGGACCTGCATCTCGCGCCATCCCTGCGAATGGAGGCCGTCCCGCGCTTCCGCGAGTTCCTCGTCCACGCGCGAACCACGCATCGCAAGCATGACACCCCCAGGTTGGACAACCGGAAGCAGCATGCCGCCCAACCGCTCCAGGGGCGCCACTGCCCGAGCTACGGCGACATCCCACCGTAGCCCGTCCCGGCCCATTCCGGCGTCCGGCGCGCGGCCACGCAACACGGACATCCGGCTCGTGGCGCCCAGCGCCTCGACAACCTCCCGCAGGAAGACACACCGGCGCTCCATCGGCTCCAGGAACACGACACGTAGATCAGGCCGGGCCAACGCGAGCGGCACCCCCGGCAGCCCGGCTCCACTGCCAACATCGACGACCGTCGCATCGGGTCCGACCGCCTCCGCGACGACGGCGCAGTTGAGCAGATGCCGGTCCCACAGCCGCTCGGTCTCCCGCGGTCCGATCAGCCCGCGTTCCACCCCCGCCGTGGCCAGCAACTCGGCGTAGCGGATCGCGTCATCAAGCGCCGCGCCGAACACCTCGGCTGCGGCGGGTGGGGGCGGCGCCAACACGCTCATCGGCCCGCCTCAGGATCGGGTCGAACCAGAGATGAGGACCGGGCCGCAGGGCAGCCACACAAACGCCGCATCCAACCAGCATCCACGACTCGCCCGGCAACCCGCGCGAAGCCATGCCGGCGTGCTCCCGGTGTGCTGATGGCTCCGGAGTCATCTTCGAATCTTGGATCCGTTTCACCACCCTTACGGCCGATTTGACAGGCTTAGAGCTGTTTCGAGGTCGGCCCCACCGTCATGCCGCCCAGCCCGGTGTCGGTGGCGGCTCGGGTGGCCGACGGGACTGGATGAGGACGAGCATCGACGAGTCCCAGCTGAGCCGTCCGCCGTCCTGGGTGTGGATCGCGGTCGCCGGTACGTGTCCGACAGCCGCCGTCAGATCCTCCGCAGGCCGGTTCCCCGGATCAAGTGCTGGTGAGGACAGCACGATCGAGCCGTCCGACAGCACCGCGACGAGCCGCCTGTCGCGTCGTTCGAGCCGGATCCCCTCGTCGTGGACCAGCCCATGGTGCCGTGAACACAGCAAGGTCAGGTTCTCCAGGTCCGTCTCGCCCTCATCCGCTAGCCACTCGCGAAGGTGGTGGATGTGCAGCCATCGGGTCCGCTCGCAGCCGGGGTACTGACAGATCCCCTGGTCCCGCGCATAGACGGCGTCCCGCAGCCGAGCCGTCGGGACCCGCTGTCGACGGCCCAGCGCCAACGGGCTCCCATCGCCGTCGCGCAGCAGACCTCGGACCAACGCGTCGCAGCCCAGCCTCGTCAGGACCGCCCGTGGTAGGCCGATTCCCGGCTCGACGTCGCAGCGCAGCAGCCCCCGAGCCAGCCGATCGACCAGACTCGGGGCGCTTTCCGCAACCCCGCCATCACTTTCGAGCGACGCTTCGGTCGGGTCGTCGTTCGGGGCAAGCAGGGTCTCGGCGTCGAGGTGGACGGTCAAGGTGTGCAACGGCGCCATAAGCCGTGGAGCCGGGCGGGAAAGAAACCCATCCGCCAAGGCGGCGAGCGCGTCCGCGTCGGCTCGCCGATCCCGCGGGAGTGCCAGGACCTCCCCGTCCGTCGGCACCGAGCCCGGCTCGCCTTCAGCCGGCCGCGGGCTCGAGTCGTCCAGACTCGCCCGTGCCGCGTCGATCGCGGCCGCGAGCCGTGCGCCCTCGTCCGCCGTCAGTACAGCTGACAGTCGGAACATCCCGTCCGAGCCGCACTTCCACGACACACGCCGAGCGTTCCGCTGGCCTGCCGGATCGGCCGTCAACTGGTGATACCGCGACGCCAACCGCTCCAGCTGGCCAGCCGTGCAGTGCAGCGCGTGGTTCAGCCAACACCGGTCCGACTCGGCGTCCGCCACCCGCGCGACGGCACGCACCTTCGAGTAGGACAGCCGACCCTCCGCGAATGCCGACCGCACCGACGGAAGCTCCTGAAGCGCTCGCGCCACCGCGACATGCTCCTGCGCCGTCCGCACCGACAGCCCGCACCGCCAGGCCAGCCAGTGCGCGCAGGAGGCCATCCCCAACCCCGACCAGCCGTTGCGGCGATCGAACGCCGCCAGCACCAGCAACATCCGACAGGTCGCCGCGGCGATCCGGCCCGCCCACCCGCAGAGCTCCGCCTCCAGCTCCGGCAGCGGCGCCGTCTCGACGGTCGCTGTCGGGCCACTACTCCCGGAACAGCCCAGCGTCTCGGTTCCAGCAGTCATCTCGGACATCCCCACCACCCAGGTCACGGAGTGGATCAACTGACGTCACAACCATCACACACCGGTCCGACAATTTCGCGGCTCGGGATGGTGCTCCTGTGCAGGCCAGGGCGTCGCGTCGCCGGACGGCCCCTTGGACTTGTCGCCCGCGTCGGGCCATCAATCGTCGCCACGCCTTCAACGATCTCCGCGTTCCGCGGAACGCGGCGGCGAGACCGGAGGCCGCCGCAGACGGGCGACCAGGGGCAGGACGGCGAGGAGAGACATTCACAGGAGGAAGCCGAGGACGTCGGCCAGGAGGGCGGTTCGCGAGCGGTGGGCAACGGAGGCCGGCGCCAGAGGCAGCCAGCGTGAGATCGGCAATGGAGACCGGGCCGGCGGGCAGTTCGTCGGGCGCACCTAGGAGATGCGTCGGGGATGGGAGACGTGCGTCGGCGGCACCCGCCCCGGCATCTTGCGGGCCCGCCGATCATGTCGACACCAGTCGCGCGCCGAGGCCCACACAAGAGGCGCATCGATCTTGACAGTGTTTGCGACAAAGAGGCCGCCGAAGCGATCTCCGCGTTCCGCGGAACGCGGAGGGTGCGGGGCCTCGTTAGCAGAGCGCACGACGGAGAGGTCCTCAAGACGATCTCCGCGTTCCGCGGAACGCACGGGCTGGCAGCCTCGTTCGGCTGCCGGCTCAGGGCGCACGGGGTGGGAGCCATGACGATCTCCGCGTTCCGCGGAACGCACGGGGTCGTCGCCTCGTCCGGCCGCCGCTGGCTGGAAGTACCTGCAGCTCAGCGCGGTCGAGGCCCACCGTTGACCGAGCGCGAGGCTCGGCCCGACAGGCCGGATCAGCAGGCCGCGGGGTGAGCCGGCCACTGGATCAGCCAGCCAGGCTCTGGATCAGCCAGCCGCGGGCTGGCAGTGCGTGAGCACGGTCAGGGTTCCGGCCTGGGGAAAAAGGTAGGAACCGGAGGGGCACCAGCCGGACCGGCGCAGGTCAGCCAGGTCGGAGCGAGCACTGGTGGCGTCCAGGTCGAAGACGAACAGGAGGAGGCGGTTCGGCGCCGGCGTGCGGGCATCGACGGCGGCCTTGACCTGGCCCACGCCGGGCTGCACGAAGAACACCGTGTCCGACCGGGGGATTCGGGGTGGTTCTCCCGTTGCCCCCGCCGGGCGGGGCGGTAGGTCGGCGGGACGACGGGCCGCGTCATCGCTGGCTTCCATCGAATAGATCCAGCCGGGACGTATCAGTCGGCCGCCGACGACGACGAGGTCGCCGGGGAGATAGAGCCTCCGGGCCGCGATCGCGGCGTCGACGGTCAGGTCCAGGCCGCGCAGCCGGTCGCGTTGTTCGTAGAGCCGGCCGTCCTTCGAGGCCGAGGAGATCTGCGCGGTGGTTCCGGCGACGGCGACCACACCGACGATCACAACCGCCGACGCGATCGTGCCGACCCGCCGGGCGCCGAGCCCGCGTCTGGGACTGGCGACAGGCGCCGCAGGGGCCTCTCCGTCGGGGTCTGCGGGTCCCACGTGGCTGGTGGATCCACCCGAGCTCGCATCTCCGACAGACTCGCCGGGGCCAACCGCTTCGCGGGGGGCAGCGGCCCTGAGGGCGCTGCCCTGGATCGGAATCTCAGCCGCCGGCGCCCCAGCCAGGCTGGTGTCGCCGGATTCCGTGCGTCGAAGCTGGCCAGCCGGGCCGGAGATCGCCGCGTGAGCCGCGGCGGCGAGGCGTCGCATCAGGGCGACGGCGCCGGTGACGACGACCAGCACGATCAGCGGAACCAGGAACAGGTTGGTACGGGTCGGGCCGAACGGCCAGAACCGTACGGCGCTCGCGGCGAGCATCGCCAGCTGGGCACCGCCGAGGGCGAGCAAGATCAGTCTGCCGTCGTGCCGCCTGGCGAGCACCGCGACCCCGGCCAGACCGCAGGCGACGACGGCGGGAGCGAGCACCCAGTACGACGTCCACGATCCGTCGGTCGGCGGGTGCAGCAGGCTGGGATCGTAGCGGTCGATGCCCGGCGGCGTGCCGGTGACGATGTCACGCACCTGGCGCGCGATGAAGGCAAGCCCACCCGCCAGGCCGCGGCCCGCGAGGAACTGCGCGTCCCAATAGTGTCCGAGCCGCTGGCTGGACTGGTGCCCGACGAAGAAGAACGTGTTGGCCGCCGTGAGGACCAGGGCCGGCAAAGCCTCGGCGCCACGCCACGCGCCGGCCACCAGCGCGACCCGAGCCCGAGCCCGAGCCCGAGCCCAGGTACCCGGGCTCCAGATACCTCGTGCCTCGGTTTCCGGCTGGCCGGCCGGAACTGCCTCTGACGGCCGAGCGACGCCTGCGGGCCGACCGTGCCACCAGTCCGGGGAAGCGGCC is a genomic window of Pseudofrankia inefficax containing:
- the rsmG gene encoding 16S rRNA (guanine(527)-N(7))-methyltransferase RsmG; translated protein: MSVLAPPPPAAAEVFGAALDDAIRYAELLATAGVERGLIGPRETERLWDRHLLNCAVVAEAVGPDATVVDVGSGAGLPGVPLALARPDLRVVFLEPMERRCVFLREVVEALGATSRMSVLRGRAPDAGMGRDGLRWDVAVARAVAPLERLGGMLLPVVQPGGVMLAMRGSRVDEELAEARDGLHSQGWREMQVLLCGKDRLTEPTRLVSAVRVADDVGRGGGDRHDGRQRERRGQTAREQQRRARGRACST
- a CDS encoding HNH endonuclease — translated: MSEMTAGTETLGCSGSSGPTATVETAPLPELEAELCGWAGRIAAATCRMLLVLAAFDRRNGWSGLGMASCAHWLAWRCGLSVRTAQEHVAVARALQELPSVRSAFAEGRLSYSKVRAVARVADAESDRCWLNHALHCTAGQLERLASRYHQLTADPAGQRNARRVSWKCGSDGMFRLSAVLTADEGARLAAAIDAARASLDDSSPRPAEGEPGSVPTDGEVLALPRDRRADADALAALADGFLSRPAPRLMAPLHTLTVHLDAETLLAPNDDPTEASLESDGGVAESAPSLVDRLARGLLRCDVEPGIGLPRAVLTRLGCDALVRGLLRDGDGSPLALGRRQRVPTARLRDAVYARDQGICQYPGCERTRWLHIHHLREWLADEGETDLENLTLLCSRHHGLVHDEGIRLERRDRRLVAVLSDGSIVLSSPALDPGNRPAEDLTAAVGHVPATAIHTQDGGRLSWDSSMLVLIQSRRPPEPPPTPGWAA